In Tenacibaculum pacificus, a single window of DNA contains:
- a CDS encoding NAD(P)-dependent oxidoreductase has product MKILVNDGILDGGKATLENAGFEVITTKVAQEQLDNFINEEEINVIVIKNNTEIHSELIDNCPTLKLIANASTSNDNIDVIYAEECGVQVVNVSDASANAVAELVFAHLLGMARFLHQANREMPLEGDTSFNNLKKQFSAGTEVRGKTLGIIGMNVEGQQVAKIALGLGMKVIAYDVEFGNSIEIPVEFYNGQVIDIEIDFTNVDELLKESDFISVHLSSEENHVIGVKEFEKMKDGVGFINVAQSGLVDEIALVNAIESGKVQYAGLDTFENQPTPEIQLLMNPELSLSPNIASYTIESQHKIGTELANKIINSLQV; this is encoded by the coding sequence ATGAAAATATTAGTAAACGACGGAATCTTAGACGGTGGTAAAGCTACCCTAGAAAATGCAGGATTTGAAGTAATAACAACAAAAGTTGCTCAAGAACAATTAGACAATTTTATTAATGAAGAAGAAATTAATGTAATTGTTATCAAAAACAATACAGAAATTCATTCTGAACTTATCGATAATTGTCCTACTTTAAAACTGATTGCAAATGCAAGTACAAGTAATGATAATATCGATGTTATTTATGCTGAAGAATGCGGTGTACAAGTAGTGAATGTTTCGGATGCTAGTGCAAATGCTGTTGCTGAATTGGTTTTTGCTCATCTATTAGGAATGGCTCGTTTTTTACATCAAGCCAATAGAGAAATGCCTTTAGAAGGAGATACTAGTTTTAATAATTTAAAAAAACAGTTTTCAGCAGGTACAGAAGTACGTGGTAAAACCTTAGGTATTATAGGGATGAATGTTGAAGGTCAGCAAGTAGCAAAAATTGCCTTAGGTTTAGGTATGAAAGTAATTGCTTATGATGTTGAATTTGGTAATTCTATCGAAATTCCTGTTGAATTTTATAATGGACAAGTTATCGATATTGAAATAGATTTTACAAACGTTGATGAACTATTAAAAGAATCAGATTTTATCAGTGTACATTTATCATCCGAAGAAAATCATGTAATTGGCGTTAAAGAATTTGAAAAAATGAAAGATGGCGTTGGTTTTATCAATGTTGCACAAAGCGGTTTAGTTGATGAAATTGCTCTAGTAAATGCCATAGAAAGCGGAAAAGTACAATATGCAGGTTTAGATACTTTTGAAAATCAGCCGACACCAGAAATTCAATTATTAATGAACCCTGAATTATCTTTAAGTCCTAATATAGCTTCTTATACGATAGAATCACAACATAAAATAGGTACTGAATTGGCAAATAAAATTATTAATTCTTTACAAGTATAA
- a CDS encoding ion transporter: MNKNIKNWKDNLHEIIYEADTPAGKLFDIVLLIAILASILLVMLESIESINSKHGALLNISEWVITILFSIEYVVRIISIKKPTKYIFSFYGIIDLLSTLPKYLAIFFTGTHSLVALRALRLLRVFRILKLARFVGESNNFMKALKASRTKITVFLFFVLILCVILGTIMYLIEGGENGFTSIPRSVYWAIVTLTTVGYGDIAPHTPFGQFVASIIMILGYGIIAVPTGIVSSEMVKVNDINLNTQACLNCSSEGHDDNALFCNHCGSKLHN; encoded by the coding sequence TTGAATAAAAACATTAAAAACTGGAAAGATAACCTTCATGAAATAATTTATGAAGCCGATACCCCTGCTGGGAAATTATTTGATATTGTTTTATTAATTGCCATACTTGCCAGTATTTTATTGGTAATGTTAGAAAGTATAGAAAGTATTAATTCAAAACATGGAGCTCTTTTAAATATTTCAGAATGGGTAATTACAATACTTTTTTCAATAGAATATGTTGTTAGAATTATATCTATAAAAAAACCAACAAAATATATTTTTAGTTTTTATGGAATTATAGACCTCCTTTCTACGCTTCCTAAATACCTTGCTATTTTCTTTACAGGAACTCACAGTTTAGTTGCTTTAAGAGCATTGCGTTTATTACGTGTTTTTAGAATTTTAAAACTAGCTCGTTTTGTTGGAGAATCGAATAATTTTATGAAAGCATTAAAAGCAAGTAGAACTAAAATTACTGTTTTTTTGTTTTTTGTATTGATTTTATGCGTTATTTTAGGAACAATAATGTACTTAATTGAAGGCGGTGAAAACGGCTTTACAAGTATTCCAAGAAGCGTTTATTGGGCAATTGTAACCTTAACAACTGTTGGTTACGGAGATATTGCACCGCATACACCTTTTGGACAATTTGTTGCTAGTATTATTATGATTTTAGGATATGGAATTATTGCCGTTCCTACAGGAATTGTAAGTTCTGAAATGGTAAAAGTAAACGATATTAATTTAAACACACAAGCATGCTTAAACTGTTCTTCTGAAGGACATGATGACAATGCGCTTTTTTGTAATCACTGTGGAAGTAAATTACACAATTAA
- a CDS encoding 4Fe-4S binding protein → MAIIITDECINCGACEPECPNTAIYEGADDWKYSEGTDLKGDLVLPNGTKANAEEDQEPISDEIYFIVADKCTECKGFREEPQCAAVCPVDCCVPDDDNVETEEELLAKQRFMHNE, encoded by the coding sequence ATGGCAATTATTATAACAGATGAGTGTATAAATTGTGGGGCTTGTGAACCAGAATGTCCTAACACAGCAATTTATGAAGGTGCAGATGATTGGAAATATTCAGAAGGTACTGATTTGAAGGGAGATTTAGTTTTACCAAACGGAACAAAAGCAAATGCAGAAGAGGATCAAGAGCCAATTTCTGATGAAATATATTTTATCGTTGCTGATAAATGTACCGAATGTAAAGGTTTCCGTGAAGAACCTCAATGTGCAGCAGTATGTCCTGTAGATTGTTGTGTTCCTGATGATGACAATGTAGAAACTGAAGAAGAGTTGTTAGCAAAACAACGCTTTATGCATAACGAATAA
- the serC gene encoding 3-phosphoserine/phosphohydroxythreonine transaminase, producing the protein MKKHNFSAGPCILPEEVLQKASEAIINFNDDNLSLIEISHRSKPFVDVIENARSLALELLGLENKGYTALFLQGGASNQFLMTAYNLLNKKAAYLNTGTWSSKAIKEAKLFGELIEVTSSKDKDFNYIPKNYTIPTDVDYFHCTSNNTIYGTQMKNFPKTEVPLICDMSSDIFSRQLDFSKFDLIYAGAQKNMGPAGTTLVIIKDDILGKVERVIPSMLSYQAFIDKESMFNTPPVFAVYTSMLTLEWLKNLGGIPFIEKVNKQKSALLYAEIDRNSLFKGSVIKEDRSHMNATFNITSEALKNKFDTLWKQADINGLDGHRSIGGYRASMYNALPLYSVQALVDVMQELERIS; encoded by the coding sequence ATGAAAAAACATAACTTTAGCGCAGGTCCTTGTATTTTACCTGAAGAAGTTTTACAAAAAGCTTCAGAAGCAATTATCAATTTTAATGATGATAATTTATCATTAATTGAAATTTCTCACAGAAGTAAACCTTTTGTTGATGTTATTGAAAACGCTCGTAGTTTAGCCTTAGAATTATTAGGTTTAGAAAACAAAGGTTACACTGCTTTATTTTTACAAGGTGGTGCAAGTAATCAATTTTTAATGACGGCTTATAATTTATTAAACAAAAAAGCAGCCTATTTAAATACTGGTACTTGGAGTTCTAAAGCCATTAAAGAAGCAAAATTATTTGGAGAATTAATTGAAGTTACTTCATCAAAAGATAAAGACTTTAATTATATTCCTAAAAATTATACGATTCCTACCGATGTAGATTATTTTCACTGTACGAGTAATAATACTATTTACGGAACACAAATGAAAAATTTTCCTAAAACGGAAGTTCCTTTAATATGTGATATGAGTTCTGATATTTTTTCACGTCAGTTAGATTTTTCAAAATTTGATTTAATTTATGCAGGCGCACAAAAAAATATGGGTCCTGCGGGAACAACTCTTGTAATTATAAAAGATGATATTTTAGGAAAAGTAGAACGCGTTATTCCTTCTATGTTAAGTTATCAAGCTTTTATCGATAAAGAAAGTATGTTTAACACGCCTCCTGTTTTTGCGGTTTACACCTCAATGTTAACCTTAGAATGGTTAAAAAACTTAGGCGGAATTCCTTTTATTGAAAAAGTAAACAAACAAAAATCAGCACTTTTATATGCTGAAATCGATAGAAATTCACTTTTTAAAGGAAGCGTTATAAAAGAAGATCGTAGCCATATGAATGCTACTTTTAACATTACATCCGAAGCTTTAAAAAATAAATTTGATACACTTTGGAAACAAGCCGACATTAATGGTTTAGACGGTCATAGAAGTATTGGTGGATACCGTGCAAGCATGTACAACGCCTTACCTTTGTACAGTGTACAGGCTTTGGTTGATGTTATGCAAGAATTAGAAAGAATAAGTTAA
- a CDS encoding DUF1015 domain-containing protein, with the protein MAIVQPFKAVRATRDKVTLVSSKSYEVYSSEMLNAKLAFNPYTFLHVINPGYKYQKQDIAEEQRFKLVHNRYLEFKDDGIFKKDLVASFYIYQKITDTKSFCGIISRTSVDDYHNNIIKKHEGTLQERELLFENYLKNTGFNIEPVLLTYPDNNVINSIIKKYQTKRAEYEFSTTDKDKHLLWVVDNENDIQKITNAFSEISTLYIADGHHRSTSACLLAKNLAKENPEHTGKENYNFFMSYLLPESQLSIYEFNRFIKDLNGLTPEEFLIELDTFFRIENRGQELYRPKEKHQFSMYLNGQFYALHLRISRYEFTDALSKLDAQILYLTVLKPILGINNIRNASKILYSQDKSDGLELKTKVDNGGFKVSFGMLPTSINELKEIVDADMLMPPKTTYIEPKLRSALTIYEF; encoded by the coding sequence ATGGCAATTGTACAACCGTTTAAAGCTGTTAGAGCTACCAGAGATAAAGTTACATTAGTTTCTTCTAAATCTTATGAAGTTTATAGTTCAGAAATGTTAAATGCTAAATTAGCCTTTAATCCATATACTTTTTTGCATGTTATTAATCCTGGTTATAAATATCAGAAACAAGATATTGCAGAAGAACAACGTTTTAAATTGGTTCATAATCGTTATTTAGAATTTAAAGATGATGGAATTTTTAAAAAAGATTTAGTCGCTAGTTTCTATATTTATCAAAAAATAACAGATACTAAATCTTTTTGTGGAATTATTAGCCGAACATCTGTAGATGATTATCATAATAATATCATTAAAAAACACGAAGGAACACTTCAAGAAAGAGAATTATTATTTGAAAACTACCTAAAAAATACTGGTTTTAATATTGAACCCGTACTGCTTACCTATCCTGATAATAATGTTATTAATTCTATTATTAAAAAATATCAAACAAAAAGAGCAGAATATGAATTTTCAACAACAGATAAGGATAAACACCTATTGTGGGTTGTTGATAATGAAAATGATATACAAAAAATAACAAATGCTTTTTCAGAAATAAGTACCTTATATATTGCAGATGGACATCATCGTTCTACCTCTGCTTGTTTGTTAGCTAAAAACTTAGCTAAAGAAAACCCTGAGCATACAGGAAAAGAAAACTATAATTTCTTTATGAGCTACTTATTACCTGAAAGCCAATTAAGTATTTATGAATTTAATCGATTTATAAAAGATTTAAACGGCTTAACTCCTGAAGAATTTTTAATCGAATTAGATACTTTTTTTAGAATTGAAAACAGAGGTCAGGAACTATACAGACCTAAAGAAAAGCATCAATTTAGCATGTATTTAAATGGGCAATTTTATGCATTGCATTTACGAATATCTAGATATGAATTTACAGATGCATTAAGTAAATTAGATGCACAAATTCTATATTTAACCGTTTTAAAACCTATTTTGGGGATAAATAATATTAGAAATGCATCTAAAATTTTATATTCACAAGATAAATCAGATGGTTTAGAATTAAAAACAAAGGTTGATAATGGAGGTTTTAAAGTTTCGTTTGGTATGTTACCAACATCTATTAACGAATTAAAAGAAATTGTAGATGCAGATATGCTAATGCCTCCAAAAACAACTTATATAGAACCTAAATTAAGAAGTGCTTTAACTATTTACGAATTTTAA
- a CDS encoding exonuclease domain-containing protein produces the protein MYAILDIETTGGKFNEEGITEIAIHKFDGHQVVDQFISLVNPEREIQEFVVKLTGINSNMLRNAPKFHEVAKRILEITEDCIIIAHNASFDYRILRTEFDRLGYDYQRNTLCTVALSKKLISEAPSHSLGKLCRFIGIPMSDRHRANGDALATIQLFKLLLEKDVDKNIIQQSIKYADNRHVKQRYLKILDKLPEKEGVFYVHNEQGNIIFIGRGQNLKKEVNKLFLKETPKGLSIIKRVHDITYQETGNLLFTRVKYHLELLKLRPKYNVIRKPKISNKNFNHDNLLIIDKGRTPEEHAVILIENNIVIGYTYTSLAFQENQLAILKPMLTPIENKELAKTIIKNYLLRNKVAKIVRLPLEN, from the coding sequence TTGTACGCAATTTTAGACATTGAAACAACAGGAGGTAAATTTAATGAAGAAGGTATTACAGAAATTGCGATTCATAAATTTGATGGGCATCAAGTTGTAGACCAATTTATTAGTTTGGTCAACCCTGAACGAGAAATTCAAGAATTTGTTGTTAAATTAACAGGAATTAATAGTAATATGCTTCGTAATGCACCCAAATTTCATGAGGTAGCAAAACGAATTCTTGAAATTACAGAAGACTGTATTATTATAGCCCACAATGCTAGTTTTGATTATCGAATTTTACGTACAGAATTTGACCGATTAGGTTATGATTATCAAAGAAATACACTTTGTACTGTAGCGCTTAGTAAAAAACTAATTTCCGAAGCACCTTCTCATAGTTTAGGAAAATTATGTCGATTTATTGGGATACCAATGTCAGACAGACACAGAGCCAATGGAGATGCATTAGCAACCATACAATTATTCAAATTATTATTAGAAAAAGATGTTGATAAAAATATTATTCAGCAATCAATAAAATACGCAGATAACAGACACGTAAAGCAACGTTATTTAAAAATATTAGATAAATTACCCGAAAAAGAAGGTGTTTTTTATGTACATAATGAACAAGGTAATATCATTTTTATAGGTAGAGGTCAAAATCTTAAAAAGGAAGTTAATAAACTGTTTTTAAAAGAGACTCCAAAAGGATTAAGTATCATTAAAAGAGTACATGATATTACTTATCAAGAAACAGGAAACCTACTTTTTACACGAGTAAAATATCATTTAGAGTTACTTAAATTAAGACCTAAATATAATGTTATTCGTAAGCCAAAAATATCTAATAAAAATTTTAATCACGATAACTTATTAATTATTGATAAAGGAAGAACTCCTGAAGAACATGCTGTTATTTTAATCGAAAACAATATTGTCATTGGCTATACTTATACAAGTTTAGCATTTCAAGAAAATCAATTAGCTATTTTAAAACCGATGTTAACTCCTATTGAAAACAAAGAATTAGCAAAAACAATTATTAAAAACTATTTACTTAGAAATAAAGTAGCAAAAATAGTACGATTACCTCTTGAAAACTAA
- a CDS encoding TonB-dependent receptor, whose protein sequence is MKKITLLLFAILFSGIMWSQSKISGTIVDTSNQPLPGANIIEQGTANGTNSDFNGKFNLTIKKGAALTISFSGFETQKIATNGKTKFNIILKEGLELDEVVITGSRTPARSNTKSALPIDVVSSKDLQSTGQATFDKALQYKIPSFNTVQTPVNDATSLLDPYEIRNMGPSRTLVLINGKRKNLSSLLYTQTSPGRGETGSDISGIPTDAIKSVEVLRDGASAQYGSDAIAGVINIILKDSPKSGSATLRSGITAEGDGEMLGVSVNNGSTINDGKGFINYTIDFSKTALSNRPGTVNAEGEADDNTGFGADLAVVKEFLSRNPDANNINGSPKTAASKFNINFGLDLTDDTQLYGNAAYVFKKVHSFANYRTPYWRTVESMPYLASFFPGSHPTNAGGYDGYVPTFEGDLNDYNGTIGIKTKVNDWNVDISFTTGGNSQTYKVNNSHNRNDIASDPIWTDANGNHTVDDGEISFTSLYRENSPRSFDPGGTSFSHNVGNIDISRILSEKVSIGFGAEFRNELFEVIEGTKASYAGGGADSFAGNQPENSGSWSRYNLGGYFSLDYDITKDFLISGTVRAENYSDFGSTFVYKLSSRLNLNDNLTARGSLSSGFRAPTLHQIYTQKAQYSFSGGGIVVGGLVNNVSPEAHALGIDKLDAETSRNITVGLGGKLDNGITFTVDYYNIAVKDRIILSTEITGTAFDGDGNNIGTTALDDVLRDGGIKDLSFFANAIDTRTSGLDIVVSKKNIKLGAGKLGLNLSGNYTIENKRTGSVNNPSLIENAGQSVVNATQEALFFTSRPETKWILGANYDIGKFGLSLNNTYFGKTKFQQGDLNPNISTEFTPKVVTDLGINFSATDKITIALNVNNILNVLPEWSFKANNAAGQAIMDDTTITASGLTQIQNESNAITFNQRYSQMTYDGYHFSQLGTMFNLSVNYQF, encoded by the coding sequence ATGAAAAAAATTACACTTTTATTATTCGCTATATTATTTAGTGGTATTATGTGGTCTCAATCTAAAATATCAGGAACAATTGTAGACACCAGCAATCAACCACTACCAGGAGCTAATATTATAGAACAAGGAACTGCAAATGGAACAAACTCTGATTTTAATGGGAAATTTAATTTAACTATAAAAAAAGGAGCAGCACTAACTATTAGTTTTTCAGGATTTGAAACACAAAAAATAGCAACAAACGGAAAAACAAAATTTAATATTATATTAAAAGAAGGGTTAGAATTAGATGAAGTAGTTATTACAGGATCTAGAACTCCTGCCAGATCTAATACAAAAAGTGCTTTACCTATAGACGTAGTATCTTCAAAAGATTTACAATCTACAGGACAAGCTACTTTTGATAAAGCATTACAATACAAAATACCATCTTTTAACACCGTACAAACTCCTGTTAACGATGCTACTTCGTTATTAGATCCGTATGAAATTAGAAATATGGGACCTAGTAGAACGTTAGTATTAATTAACGGTAAACGTAAAAACTTAAGTTCATTATTATATACACAAACTTCTCCAGGACGTGGTGAAACAGGTTCTGATATTTCTGGAATACCTACAGATGCAATTAAATCTGTAGAAGTATTAAGAGATGGAGCTTCTGCTCAATATGGTTCTGATGCTATTGCTGGAGTTATTAATATCATTTTAAAAGACAGTCCTAAATCTGGTTCTGCCACTTTAAGATCTGGTATTACTGCTGAAGGAGATGGTGAAATGTTAGGTGTAAGTGTTAATAATGGTTCTACCATAAACGATGGTAAAGGTTTTATTAATTATACAATAGACTTTTCAAAAACAGCTTTATCAAATAGACCTGGTACAGTAAATGCTGAAGGTGAAGCTGATGATAATACTGGTTTTGGGGCAGATTTAGCAGTTGTTAAAGAATTTTTATCTAGAAATCCAGATGCTAATAATATTAATGGATCTCCTAAAACAGCAGCTTCAAAGTTTAATATAAATTTTGGTTTAGATTTAACTGATGACACTCAGCTTTATGGTAATGCTGCATATGTATTTAAAAAAGTACATTCTTTTGCTAATTATAGAACTCCATATTGGAGAACTGTAGAAAGTATGCCATACTTAGCTAGTTTTTTCCCTGGAAGCCACCCTACTAATGCTGGTGGATATGACGGATATGTTCCAACATTTGAAGGTGATTTAAACGATTATAATGGTACTATTGGTATAAAAACTAAAGTTAACGATTGGAATGTTGACATCAGTTTTACTACTGGGGGAAACAGCCAAACATATAAAGTTAACAATTCTCATAACAGAAATGATATCGCTTCTGATCCTATTTGGACAGATGCTAACGGAAACCATACTGTTGATGATGGTGAAATAAGCTTCACATCTCTTTACAGAGAAAATAGTCCTAGATCATTTGACCCAGGAGGAACTAGTTTTTCTCATAATGTGGGTAACATTGATATTAGTAGAATTTTATCTGAAAAAGTTAGTATTGGTTTTGGAGCAGAATTCAGAAATGAATTATTCGAAGTTATTGAAGGTACAAAAGCATCTTACGCTGGTGGTGGAGCAGATTCTTTTGCTGGAAATCAACCAGAAAATTCTGGTAGCTGGAGTCGTTATAATCTTGGTGGTTATTTTAGTTTAGATTATGATATTACTAAAGATTTTTTAATAAGTGGAACTGTTAGAGCAGAAAACTATTCTGATTTTGGTAGTACTTTTGTTTATAAATTAAGTTCTCGTTTGAATTTAAACGACAATTTAACAGCTAGAGGTTCTTTATCTTCAGGATTCAGAGCTCCTACTTTACATCAAATTTACACACAAAAAGCTCAATATAGTTTTAGTGGTGGTGGTATTGTTGTTGGTGGTTTAGTGAATAATGTTTCTCCTGAAGCACATGCATTAGGTATAGATAAATTAGATGCTGAAACATCTAGAAATATAACTGTAGGTTTAGGTGGTAAATTAGATAATGGTATCACTTTTACTGTAGATTATTACAATATTGCTGTAAAAGATAGAATTATTTTAAGTACTGAAATTACAGGAACTGCTTTTGATGGTGACGGTAATAACATTGGTACTACAGCTTTAGATGATGTTTTAAGAGATGGAGGTATAAAAGATCTTAGTTTCTTTGCAAATGCTATTGATACAAGAACTTCAGGTTTAGATATTGTTGTTAGTAAAAAGAACATCAAATTAGGTGCAGGAAAATTAGGTTTAAACTTATCAGGAAACTATACTATTGAAAACAAGCGTACAGGAAGTGTAAACAATCCTTCTTTAATTGAAAACGCAGGTCAATCTGTAGTTAATGCGACTCAAGAAGCTTTATTTTTCACATCACGTCCTGAAACAAAATGGATTTTAGGTGCTAATTATGATATCGGTAAATTTGGGTTATCTTTAAACAACACTTATTTTGGTAAAACTAAATTTCAGCAAGGAGATTTAAATCCTAATATAAGTACTGAATTTACGCCAAAAGTTGTTACAGATTTAGGAATAAACTTTAGCGCAACCGATAAAATCACTATTGCTTTAAATGTAAATAATATATTAAATGTATTACCTGAATGGAGCTTTAAAGCAAACAATGCTGCTGGACAAGCAATTATGGATGATACAACAATTACTGCTTCTGGATTAACACAAATTCAAAATGAATCTAATGCTATAACTTTTAACCAACGTTATTCTCAAATGACGTATGACGGTTATCATTTTAGCCAATTAGGAACAATGTTTAATTTATCTGTAAATTACCAGTTTTAA
- the miaA gene encoding tRNA (adenosine(37)-N6)-dimethylallyltransferase MiaA, translating into MKNTLITIVGATAIGKTALSIKLAQHFGCDIISCDSRQFFKETTIGTAVPDTDELTAAPHHFIQNRSVFEEYSVGQFEKDALAKLDELFIKNPVQIMVGGSGLYVDAVLKGLDYFPKVDASIRTTLTKELEENGIEPLQNKLKELDIETYNAIAIDNPHRVMRALEICIGTGKTYASFKNKPKAPRNFQSIKIGLTADREIMYDRINKRVAIMMKNGLLEEAKNMYPHKDLTALKTVGYRELFEYFDDNFTKEFAIEEIKKNTRRFAKRQGTWFRKDKEIIWFDFQENTQKIIGTLQSEILK; encoded by the coding sequence ATGAAAAATACACTAATAACTATTGTAGGTGCAACCGCTATTGGAAAAACTGCACTAAGCATAAAACTAGCGCAACATTTTGGTTGTGATATTATTTCTTGTGATTCTCGTCAATTTTTTAAAGAAACAACCATCGGAACAGCAGTTCCTGATACTGATGAACTTACTGCTGCACCACATCATTTTATTCAAAATAGAAGTGTTTTTGAAGAATATTCAGTCGGACAATTTGAAAAAGATGCACTCGCTAAACTAGATGAACTTTTTATTAAAAATCCTGTTCAAATTATGGTTGGCGGTAGCGGTTTATATGTTGATGCCGTTTTAAAAGGTTTAGATTATTTTCCTAAAGTAGATGCTTCAATAAGAACGACACTAACAAAGGAATTAGAAGAAAACGGAATTGAACCACTTCAAAACAAACTAAAAGAATTAGATATTGAAACCTATAACGCAATTGCAATTGATAATCCGCATAGAGTAATGCGTGCATTAGAAATTTGTATTGGTACTGGTAAAACATATGCTTCTTTTAAGAATAAACCTAAAGCACCTCGTAATTTTCAATCGATAAAAATTGGATTAACTGCCGATAGAGAAATTATGTACGACCGTATTAATAAACGAGTTGCTATTATGATGAAAAATGGTTTATTAGAAGAAGCTAAAAACATGTACCCTCATAAAGATTTAACAGCTCTAAAAACAGTTGGATATCGCGAGTTATTCGAGTATTTTGATGATAATTTCACTAAAGAATTTGCCATTGAAGAAATTAAAAAGAATACCCGTCGTTTTGCTAAAAGACAAGGAACTTGGTTTCGAAAAGATAAAGAAATAATTTGGTTCGATTTTCAAGAAAATACACAAAAAATTATAGGTACTTTACAATCTGAAATTTTAAAATAG
- a CDS encoding acyl-CoA reductase yields MGVIQNRINAFIKLGVFLEQFSQKKIEKKENIAHNDLFFDGFKHQLKIAGENNKWFTNENLLFAIESWTKALSEENIQKWIANENLGTNTSKQVAVIMAGNIPLVGFHDFLSVLISGHSALVKQSSNDKNLLPFLGKYLEYVEPELKGKITFTEEKLSGFDAVIATGSNNTARYFEYYFKNKPSIIRKSRNSVAVLTGEETKEDFENLSDDVFRYFGLGCRSVSKLFVPRNYDFESFFKGMYNKHEIINNAKYANNYDYNKTVYLMSEFDILENGFLMIKEDESYTSPIASIFYEYYDTTEDLKIKLSEEKEKIQCIVARNFIENEIAFGQTQHPELWDYADGVNTLTFLSEI; encoded by the coding sequence ATGGGTGTAATACAAAACAGAATCAATGCTTTTATAAAGTTAGGAGTTTTTTTAGAGCAATTTTCTCAAAAGAAAATTGAAAAGAAGGAAAACATTGCGCATAACGATTTGTTTTTTGATGGTTTTAAGCATCAATTAAAAATAGCTGGCGAAAACAATAAATGGTTTACCAATGAAAACTTATTGTTTGCCATTGAAAGCTGGACAAAAGCCTTATCCGAAGAAAATATTCAAAAATGGATTGCCAACGAAAACTTAGGAACAAATACATCTAAACAAGTTGCCGTTATTATGGCAGGAAATATTCCATTAGTTGGGTTTCATGATTTTTTATCTGTTTTAATTTCTGGACACAGTGCATTAGTAAAGCAATCATCAAACGATAAAAATTTATTGCCTTTTTTAGGTAAATATTTAGAATATGTTGAACCTGAATTAAAAGGAAAAATAACCTTTACCGAAGAAAAATTAAGCGGTTTTGATGCAGTTATCGCAACTGGAAGTAATAATACGGCGCGTTATTTTGAATATTATTTTAAAAACAAACCTAGTATTATTCGAAAAAGCAGAAATTCTGTCGCTGTTTTAACAGGAGAAGAAACTAAAGAAGATTTTGAAAATTTAAGTGATGATGTATTTCGTTATTTTGGATTAGGATGTCGTTCTGTTTCTAAATTATTTGTTCCTAGAAATTATGATTTCGAATCGTTTTTTAAAGGAATGTATAATAAACATGAAATAATTAACAACGCCAAATACGCTAATAATTACGATTATAACAAAACAGTATATTTAATGAGCGAGTTCGATATTTTAGAAAATGGCTTTTTAATGATTAAAGAAGACGAAAGCTACACCTCGCCTATCGCTTCTATTTTTTATGAATATTACGATACTACCGAAGATTTAAAAATAAAACTTTCCGAAGAAAAAGAAAAAATACAATGTATTGTTGCCCGTAATTTTATTGAAAATGAAATTGCTTTCGGTCAAACACAGCATCCTGAATTATGGGATTATGCCGATGGCGTAAATACTTTAACTTTTTTATCAGAAATTTAA